A segment of the Candidatus Nanopelagicales bacterium genome:
AATTGAGCAGCTGCTTGGCGTATCCGGGTAGTAAAGCTTTAAGGTCGGGTCATGAGTCCTAAGGCCCGCCGCATCATCACCCTCGTGGTGCTCGCATCGCTCATCGCGGTGGTGGTTGCGGCGGCGTTCGCTGGCTCATGACCCGACTTTTTGCTTTTCTGCTAGCGCCACTCGTTTTTTTCTTGGGACTCACTCCCGCACGGGCCGCAGTTCCGCCGTGGAACGTTCAATGCACGTTCACTGATCAACGCTTCGATGAAATCAGTGGGATCACTCGCTCGCAAGCATTCCCGGGCACGTTGTACCTTCACAACGACTCTTCAGGAGGGCCGCGAATCTACGCGGTGGATGAACGCACATGTAAAACCAAGGCGACGCTGACTATCCGCGGCGTTCGGTCGCGAGACTACGAAGCGATCGCATCCGGCAGAGATGCCAAGGGTCGTCCAGTTCTCTGGCTTGGCGACATCGGCGATAACAAAGATTCGTGGCCCTTCGTGGAGGTACTTAAAATCCGTGAACCCAAGAGCCTTGACTCACAAACTCTCAGTGCATCGACCTATCGATTCACCTATCCAGATATGTCGCATAACGCAGAGACCCTGCTCGCGGATCCAGCTACTCCTCAGTTATGGATTGTGACAAAACAATTAGCGCACGGAAGTTTGTATGCGCTACCTAATCCACTACAACAAAGAAACACAGCGATTAAGTTGCACACCGAAGGTGGGTTAATCACCGATGGCGCAGTGTCGCCGCAAGGTGACCGCTACGTGTTGCGTACTTACTTTGATGCGACGATCTACCACGGCTTGCCCGTAGGTAAGCCCTCGAAAACCTTTGATCTACCTGGGCAATTACAGGGTGAAGCAATTACTTGGGCAGCAGATGGAAAAGCACTACTCATCGCGAGTGAACGTGATCATCGGTTGCTCCGCGTTGCTATTCCTTAACTAATTCTTACAACTGGTTTGACCGGACGCACCAGCAAGATCACGAGTGCGAGTCCGAGAAAGACAGGAACCATCAAGAACGCAGTGTGGAAACCAACATGATCAGCCAACACGCCTAAGGCAATTGGCGCCGATGCCACAGCGATACTTCCGGCAACGAGGGCGAGTGCTGATGCACGGTCTGTTAAACCATTGGAGACTTGCATTGTTCGTGCGATGCCTAAGGGTGACTGCACGCTGAGCCCAAGTCCGCCAAGTGCCAAGCCCAGGATTACAGCTGGCCACCAGGTAAAACTCCATGCAAGTGCAAAAGCAACAAGTGCGAGCACAACAGAAACACGTAGCAAAAAATCTGCAGGGTGACGCTCTGCAAGACGTGCTCCGATGAGTCGCCCAATCAGCATGCCTCCTGTGATTGCGCCAATGGATGCAGCCGCTGCTCCTGCTGCAAAACCACAACGTTCGCGTAAAAGATCTGCACTCCAAAACGTCATTGAGAACTCAGTGGCCAGAAAGCACATAAACAAACCTAAACTCCAGTACACCTCGCGAGGCATCTTGTCGGTGCGTTCATGTTTGAGTTCTTCAGCATCAGTCCGGTAACCCGACAGGTCTCGACCCCGCGCAAATTCAACGACAATCAACGCGGCAACAGCGACCCACACGCCTGCACGCCAACCGAAAAACGTTGCAGTGGTGACACCAACTACCAGCGGTCCGGCAAGACCCATGAAGGCGGCGACTGCATTGGCCTCAAGGAGTGAACTTGGACCGGCATCTCCTTGATGATCCATCAAGAATGCGTTGAGTCCAGAAGTAAAAAATGACCCACACAGCGCTGCGAAGAAGGCTCCGGCCAAGGTCACGGGGAATGAGCCATTGGGTGTGGTGTAGATCAGGATGCCGATGATGGCTCCGATTCCACCAACCCGCATGACGATTCCACGACCCCATTTGAGCAGTGCTTTACCCGCGAGAAGTGAACCTACGAGGCTTCCTGTTGCAAGGAAGGTTCCATGCAAGGCGGCAATTGAACGAGTGGTTCCCTGCTCGTCACGAAGTAACGCTTGGGTGGCTCCGAAGGCGTAGATGAACCACGCAAAGAAGCCGCCCTGCAAATAGCAGATCCAAGTTGAGCGATCGCGTACCGGACGAGCAGGAGCTAGCGTCACGAAAGCTGAGTAATGACGTAATCAATGCAGCGAGTCAGTGCGCGCACATCGTCAGGATCGACTGATGGGAACACGGCAACTCGAAGTTGGTTGCGGCCAAGCTTGCGGTACGGATCAGTATCGACAACACCGTTGGCGCGAAGTGCCTTGCAGATCAAGGTTGCATCGATTGAGTCGTCGATATCGATGGTTGCGACCACACCTGAACGCTTTGCTGGATCGGTAACAAACGGAGTTGCCAGCGGGTTAGCTTCTGCCCAGTCGTACAACACTCCTGATGATTCAGCGGTGCGGCCTGCAGCCCACTTCAAACCGCCGTTGCTATTGAACCAGTCAACCTGCTCGGCCATCATCAAGATTGTTGAAAGTGCAGGGGTGTTGTAGGTCTGGTCCTGAACCGAGTTATCAATTGCGGTCTGCAGGTCCAAGAACGGTGCGATCCAGCGGTTGGTTGCCTTGATCTCAGCAACACGAGCGATCGCGGCCGGTGACATCAGCGCGAACCACAAACCACCATCTGAACCGAAGCTCTTTTGCGGAGCGAAGTAGTAGGTGTCGAATTCCTTTGCATCAACCATCAGGCCACCTGCAGCAGAAGTCGCATCGATGATCATCAACGCATCAGCGTCAGCGCCAGCAACGCGCTTCGGTGTCACCGCAACGCCAGTTGAGGTTTCGTTATGCGGTGAGCAGTACGCGTCAACGCCGGCTTCAGCAACAAAAGCAGGGGCATCGCCTGGCTCTGACTTGCGGATGGTTGGTTCACCCAGGAACGGCGCATCCTTCACACCGCTGGCAAACTTGGCGCCGAATTCACCAAAGGACAGGAACTGAGCGCGATCCCGGATCAAACCAAAGGCAGCTGCATCCCAGAACGCCGTTGAGCCGCCGTTGCCGAGCACAACTTCGTAGCCCTCAGGGAGGGAGAACAGATCTGACAGACCTGAGCGAAGGCGACCAACCTGTGACTTCACCGTCTTTTGACGGTGACTAGTACCCAAGTAGCTCTGCCATACCGCTGAAAGAGCGTCAACCTGCTCTTTACGCACCTTAGATGGGCCCGCACCAAAGCGGCCATCAACAGGAAGTAGGTCAGTAGGAATCTGGATGTTGTCAGACACAGAACGCTCCATTTGCTCATTGCGAGGCGCTCCCGTGGTGGGATGCAGGTATGAGTCTAGAGAACCCTGACCAAGCGCCAACTCGGCTAGCAGATCTTCGGGTGCACTATGACCAGGGTCACCTCGATATCGGTGATCTGCCTGCTGACCCACTCTCGGCTTTCCAGGTTTGGCTGGAGGCAGCTGTTGCTGCGCAGTTACCTGAACCAAATGCCATGGTCCTTTCAACGGCGGACCAGACCGGCCAGCCAAGTAGCCGCACCGTTTTGTTGAAGAACGCTGATGAACGCGGCTTCATTTTTTACACCAACTTGCAATCGCGAAAGAGCCGCGAGATTTGGGAGAATCCCCACGCCTCTGTTGTCTTCCCGTGGTTTGCCATGCACCGGCAGGTGTGTGTCTCTGGTTCAGCGTCGCCAATTAGTCGAACGGAAGCCCAAGAATATTTCAGTACGCGTCCGCGTGATTCAAAAATTGGTGCGTGGGTTAGTGAGCAGTCAACAGTGATTACAGATCGGTCGATCTTGGATGCGCGCTTTGATGAACTTTCGCGCAGGTATCCCCAAGACATCCCCATGCCGGATCACTGGGGTGGTTGGTTAATCGTTCCGCGCACGATTGAGTTTTGGCAGGGAAGGCCATCGCGGCTGCATGACCGACTGCGTTTTCACCGCACGATCGAATCCGGGAAATTCAATGATCCCAGTGCGTGGGCTGTTGAACGACTTTCACCATAAAGATTTAGCGGCCCAAATAATTACGTGCAAGCATGGTGATCAACTGATCCACACTCATGCCACGCTTGTCTGCTTCATTCTTGAGAGCTTTGCGAATTGATTTGGGAACCTCAACGTTGAGTTCAACAAGTTTGTCGCGCTTAGGTCCAAGTAACGCATCCGATGTTGCACCAGTGCTCAACGGCGCGCGCTCCTCATGGTCGCGGGGCAAGGTTGGATGCCACACTGCATCTGATGCTTTGCCAAGAGCCGGGCGCGGAGTGGGATCGAAGGCAGGCTTGTCGGTACTCATCGCGTTACCTCCGTTGAAAAACGAATCGGCATGATTTCGTTATAAAGCGCGTCAAAGATTTGTGCTAACTCAATTCCAGCCGGTGATTCCCACGCATGGATCGGCATACCTGCAGCCTCTGCTTGCTGGATTGCATTGCGTTCTGGAACAAGTGTTTGGCTGACGAGTGTTCCGTAGTTTGTGCGCAACTCTTCAATGCGGTGGCGTTGTTCTGCAACAGATGGCCGTGCCTTATTAATGATGATGGCCTCTGCCTTCATCAATGGGTTTGTTGAACTCCGGATAACTTCGACGGCTTCTAAAGCTTGTTCGGCGCCGCGAAGTGCGAAAAATCCAGGTTCGGTCACGATCAGTGCGCTGTCACTCGCGCTCAACGCATTGCGGGTGAGTTCGCCAAGGGAAGGAGGGCAATCAATGAGAACGCAGTCATATGAATGCGGCAAGCTTGCCAATGCTGCGCGAAGCCGAAGTGATGAATGGCGACCCTCAACGGTGTTGCGATGTTCAAGGGAACGTTCAGAGGCAAGGACATGAACGTTTTCGCCCCAAGGTGAAATATGGAGGGCATCGGAAGCAATACCTGGACGAGCGTCAGCAAGTACGTCGTTCACCGTGAAGGTCGGCTCATCAACACGTAAGCCCATGCTTGCATTGGCCTGAGGGTCTAGGTCGATAACCAGAACTCGATGTCCTCGGTTCCAAGCAGCGCTGGCTAAACCCAATGTGACAGATGTTTTGCCAACCCCGCCCTTCATGGAAACAACAGAGAAGGTCGGCATAGCCAGCAATCGTAGGGGTTGGTAGTTAGCGGATCTCCTGATAGGCAGCCAGTGCAGTCAAGCGTTCAACAGCATGATCGACGATGCGCTTGGGGTACCCATGGGCGTAGCCGTCAGGTTGATCCCATGGTTCATGGGCCGCACTGCCGGCCAAATGCCGCAACTCAGGCAGGTACTTGCGCACGTAATCACCGTCGGGGTCGAACTTCAAGCCCTGGGAAATTGGATTAAAGACTCGGTAGAAGGGCGAAGCATCTGTTCCACAGCCCGCAGTCCATTGCCAGCCATGCACGTTGCTGGCCAGGTCTGCATCACGCAGGTAGTACATGAATTCTTTGGCGCCTCGTTGCCATTGAATATGTAGGTCTTTAATCAGGAAACTTGCTACGACCATACGTACGCGGTTGTGGATCCATCCCTCGGTGCGAAGTTGGCGCATGCCTGCATCGACTAACGGAAAACCGGTTCGACCCAAAGCCCATGCTTCAAATGCGCGATCCGCTTCAGGGCCGTGCGCCCAGTCCATGTTGTCGTACTTGGCATTGAGCGAAGTATTCACGGATGTTGGTGCTTGGAAAAGTACGTCGGCATAGAACTCTCGCCAACATAATTCCTTTCGAAAAACTTCATCTTCATCATCATGTAATTCAGCGAGCAATGATCGAGGATGAATCTCACCCCAACGCAAGTGATGGCTGAGTTTGCTCGTGGTGTTGAGATCTGGTCGGTTACGTTCACTGGCATATTGGGCGAGGTTGTTTTCGCGATAGTGCATCCATTGTTCCCAAGCTGCTTTTTCTCCAGCAGGTGGCAAGGTGATGTCTGAAAGCGTTGGTGCTGTTGGCCTTCCCTCGCATTCCATTGGCATGAGCCACGTGATATCTGCGGGAACATCAGCAGCTGGCGCACGCCAACCGTGAGTCATCCATGCCCGATAAAATGGAGTGAAGACTCGGTAAGGCGTGCCATCGCTTTTTGTCACGCGGCCCGGTGCAACTGCATATGCAGAACCTGTGCGAACGAGTGGAGTCTTTCCAAGTGCCTTTTCAACCTTGAGATCGCGACGCATTCCATATGGCGCGTAGTCGGCTGCGATGTGCACACTCGTGGCAGCTGCGGCTTTCGCAACTTGGGGGAGGATGACTGCAGGATCGCCATGACGAATCAATAGCGACCGGTTCATGCTCGCACCGAGCGAGTCGAGAGATGCGACTAAATAATTTTGACGAACCGGTCCGGCCTTTTCCCAGAGCACTGGATCAACGACAAAGAGCGGCACCACTGCACCGTCTCCATCAGCCATGGCAGCCTCATATGCGCCAAGAAGGGCAGGATTATCGAGAAGTCTGAGATCACGACGAAACCACATGATTGTTGGCACCGGATAAGGGTATTGGTATGGGGGAGAAAGCTTTTCTGCCAAACTGAATATGTGATCAGCGCAGCCTTCTTTGGGGCACTTTCATCAGCCACATTGATTCTGGGTGCGCTCTTGGCTTATGCATTCAAACCGGCACCCAAGGTGACCGCCGTC
Coding sequences within it:
- the pdxH gene encoding pyridoxamine 5'-phosphate oxidase — encoded protein: MSLENPDQAPTRLADLRVHYDQGHLDIGDLPADPLSAFQVWLEAAVAAQLPEPNAMVLSTADQTGQPSSRTVLLKNADERGFIFYTNLQSRKSREIWENPHASVVFPWFAMHRQVCVSGSASPISRTEAQEYFSTRPRDSKIGAWVSEQSTVITDRSILDARFDELSRRYPQDIPMPDHWGGWLIVPRTIEFWQGRPSRLHDRLRFHRTIESGKFNDPSAWAVERLSP
- a CDS encoding deoxyribodipyrimidine photo-lyase, translating into MPTIMWFRRDLRLLDNPALLGAYEAAMADGDGAVVPLFVVDPVLWEKAGPVRQNYLVASLDSLGASMNRSLLIRHGDPAVILPQVAKAAAATSVHIAADYAPYGMRRDLKVEKALGKTPLVRTGSAYAVAPGRVTKSDGTPYRVFTPFYRAWMTHGWRAPAADVPADITWLMPMECEGRPTAPTLSDITLPPAGEKAAWEQWMHYRENNLAQYASERNRPDLNTTSKLSHHLRWGEIHPRSLLAELHDDEDEVFRKELCWREFYADVLFQAPTSVNTSLNAKYDNMDWAHGPEADRAFEAWALGRTGFPLVDAGMRQLRTEGWIHNRVRMVVASFLIKDLHIQWQRGAKEFMYYLRDADLASNVHGWQWTAGCGTDASPFYRVFNPISQGLKFDPDGDYVRKYLPELRHLAGSAAHEPWDQPDGYAHGYPKRIVDHAVERLTALAAYQEIR
- a CDS encoding MFS transporter, giving the protein MTLAPARPVRDRSTWICYLQGGFFAWFIYAFGATQALLRDEQGTTRSIAALHGTFLATGSLVGSLLAGKALLKWGRGIVMRVGGIGAIIGILIYTTPNGSFPVTLAGAFFAALCGSFFTSGLNAFLMDHQGDAGPSSLLEANAVAAFMGLAGPLVVGVTTATFFGWRAGVWVAVAALIVVEFARGRDLSGYRTDAEELKHERTDKMPREVYWSLGLFMCFLATEFSMTFWSADLLRERCGFAAGAAAASIGAITGGMLIGRLIGARLAERHPADFLLRVSVVLALVAFALAWSFTWWPAVILGLALGGLGLSVQSPLGIARTMQVSNGLTDRASALALVAGSIAVASAPIALGVLADHVGFHTAFLMVPVFLGLALVILLVRPVKPVVRIS
- a CDS encoding ParA family protein, with the translated sequence MPTFSVVSMKGGVGKTSVTLGLASAAWNRGHRVLVIDLDPQANASMGLRVDEPTFTVNDVLADARPGIASDALHISPWGENVHVLASERSLEHRNTVEGRHSSLRLRAALASLPHSYDCVLIDCPPSLGELTRNALSASDSALIVTEPGFFALRGAEQALEAVEVIRSSTNPLMKAEAIIINKARPSVAEQRHRIEELRTNYGTLVSQTLVPERNAIQQAEAAGMPIHAWESPAGIELAQIFDALYNEIMPIRFSTEVTR
- the serC gene encoding phosphoserine transaminase; this translates as MSDNIQIPTDLLPVDGRFGAGPSKVRKEQVDALSAVWQSYLGTSHRQKTVKSQVGRLRSGLSDLFSLPEGYEVVLGNGGSTAFWDAAAFGLIRDRAQFLSFGEFGAKFASGVKDAPFLGEPTIRKSEPGDAPAFVAEAGVDAYCSPHNETSTGVAVTPKRVAGADADALMIIDATSAAGGLMVDAKEFDTYYFAPQKSFGSDGGLWFALMSPAAIARVAEIKATNRWIAPFLDLQTAIDNSVQDQTYNTPALSTILMMAEQVDWFNSNGGLKWAAGRTAESSGVLYDWAEANPLATPFVTDPAKRSGVVATIDIDDSIDATLICKALRANGVVDTDPYRKLGRNQLRVAVFPSVDPDDVRALTRCIDYVITQLS